One window of Mesotoga sp. UBA6090 genomic DNA carries:
- a CDS encoding helix-turn-helix domain-containing protein, with protein sequence MTGFDKLKANLMKNEEFARLYNERKPLRNFIDELIELRFEKGMTQKDLSELTCISVPNISRIEAGKQNLSYQMMYKLVSALEGKILITAQADNCIRLSNVAAEKLQELSKEANVSPEEFLMKLLQKASEEAIKV encoded by the coding sequence ATGACAGGATTTGATAAACTGAAGGCCAACTTGATGAAGAACGAGGAATTCGCACGCTTATACAACGAGAGAAAACCGTTAAGAAACTTCATAGATGAACTAATCGAACTTAGATTTGAGAAGGGTATGACCCAAAAGGATCTAAGCGAGCTCACATGTATAAGCGTCCCAAATATCTCAAGAATAGAGGCAGGAAAACAGAATCTTTCTTATCAAATGATGTATAAACTCGTGAGTGCCCTTGAAGGAAAGATCCTAATAACTGCCCAGGCTGATAATTGCATTAGACTTTCCAACGTGGCTGCTGAGAAACTGCAAGAATTAAGCAAAGAAGCTAATGTCTCACCGGAAGAATTCCTTATGAAGCTTCTACAAAAGGCTTCAGAAGAAGCGATTAAGGTTTAG
- a CDS encoding AAA domain-containing protein: protein MSLEESTLRDLFVKVRNLIEPIEGWSVVEDVALGVFSFAKLAMYKDLENYANMIYENAVLRTIAEGKPLVVPDNENDELADLDVENDPLHCYQILDADSSQQEAILAVKSGQDLVIQGPPGTGKSQTIANIIAESLSQGKRVLFVSEKMAALEVVKRRLDDCELGDFCLELHSKKTGKRVVLDELDRVLNEANNHAVDTRSLERELSRLKEIRERLNSYVRRLHEKRTSLEISAFELHGNLAALHDVDLMSFDLTHVQDLTRDQLGKIISNLDNVKRHAEMYRNHKKDVLNKVRAVAPDAVFVMRVRQSLAKISGAIGKLREIGEDASLEWRSSISKELEYANSRISTILDLFEAESSAEDKALKLAEDLLSHILPITRDLPSSYRDSFLNLSSAINEVKDSHSEVSSQFNALRPLLGITNTLKSVRSFEETASLLTRYRPDILQLNLTKLQEKFARSYNSFFGRLFGGYKKNLRILSSLKYDGIVDTETIVEDLTKASRVLSQCGIMTKAYDKEELISVLERSKETIRSFYESYSKFEKALRNSESDLRELIEYFSFFSILPNGTQNQQSIPGKSYWVERAISATNVFFKDLEEVSDMVITEPFSDGKSLLDFEGFEDFVQRLQESLPKLDDWLSMKKSIIFLEKTGLEDFLERARESEVETDMLDKVFLKGFYSRLLSELYANDEVLNSFSTNDHNLLVKEFRILDSKQQLYARKRLASLLAQRVPVSNLVNSGSAETSILRREIAKKRRNKSIRRLFSEIPNLLQVLKPCMMMSPLSVSVFTNPERFRFDVAIFDEASQVFPEDSVGAIMRAKQVVVVGDNKQLPPTSFFRISEPDEAEMTDEENDLESLESILDECSTAGLPEKKLLWHYRSRHESLIAFSNYHFYMNRLSTFPSSSFNGLDSGICFEHVSNGVYDRAKSRKNIEEARKVAEMVMSHARTKPGVSLGVVAFSEAQQTAILDRIEELRSQDQSVEDFFGEDKLEPFFVKNLENVQGDERDEMIFSIGYGRDASGKLTMNFGPLNKSGGERRLNVAITRAKKKVTVVSSIKGGDISVEIQTPGVRALREYLNYAEQGGSKEFLLRETENTGGEFESPFETEVYEELTARGFNVHKQVGCSGYRIDLAIVDNEHPGRYIAGIECDGAMYHSARTARDRDRLRQQVLEKLGWKIIRIWSRDWIFDRNSEMVRVIAEIEAARWFPEEDSTYKDQDELVIENPLPSIEREEMTLPIYEKFSVFDLTRILSSKRAVNIYDVVRMVIEKEAPVHLDEVVSRISMLFDTRPDLLQVNWDMYTKSGNISRKNLREFVMTQFPRNSFVLQGDFLLKRNERILPRQSASRNDMRKPEHIPPVEIQEAIKLCLKNAFTMDREDLKTDVARLFGFKRTGTNISTVIDNEVSLLVRNHEIQVQDGKVSIRKA, encoded by the coding sequence ATGTCGCTTGAAGAGTCGACCCTGAGAGATTTATTTGTAAAAGTCAGAAATCTAATTGAGCCGATCGAGGGTTGGTCGGTTGTCGAAGACGTGGCTTTAGGGGTTTTCTCGTTTGCCAAGCTTGCAATGTACAAAGACTTAGAGAACTACGCAAACATGATATATGAGAATGCCGTGCTAAGAACAATTGCAGAGGGGAAGCCGTTGGTTGTGCCAGATAATGAAAACGACGAGCTTGCAGACTTGGATGTCGAAAACGATCCTCTTCATTGTTATCAGATACTGGATGCCGACTCGAGTCAGCAAGAGGCTATCCTTGCCGTGAAAAGCGGTCAAGACCTAGTGATACAGGGACCTCCTGGAACTGGAAAGAGTCAGACAATAGCGAATATCATCGCGGAGTCCCTGAGTCAGGGCAAGAGAGTCCTCTTCGTAAGCGAGAAAATGGCAGCTCTTGAAGTTGTAAAGAGACGTTTGGATGATTGTGAATTGGGAGATTTTTGTCTGGAGCTTCACAGTAAGAAAACGGGGAAGAGAGTGGTCCTGGACGAGTTAGATCGCGTCCTAAATGAAGCTAACAACCATGCTGTAGATACGCGAAGTCTAGAGCGTGAACTCTCTAGACTCAAGGAGATAAGAGAAAGACTCAACAGCTACGTTAGAAGGCTGCACGAAAAGAGAACTTCTCTTGAGATTTCAGCATTTGAGCTTCACGGCAATCTAGCAGCTCTGCATGATGTAGATCTTATGAGTTTTGATTTAACACACGTGCAAGATCTCACGCGGGATCAACTCGGAAAGATCATCAGCAATCTTGACAATGTTAAGCGGCACGCCGAAATGTATCGAAACCATAAGAAGGATGTTCTTAACAAAGTCAGGGCAGTTGCTCCCGATGCTGTCTTTGTAATGCGCGTTCGTCAATCGCTTGCGAAGATAAGTGGTGCGATTGGAAAACTAAGGGAGATAGGAGAAGATGCATCGCTCGAATGGAGATCTTCCATCAGTAAGGAACTAGAATATGCAAATTCCAGAATTTCGACGATTCTTGACTTATTTGAGGCCGAAAGCTCAGCCGAAGATAAAGCCTTGAAGTTAGCAGAGGATCTTCTTTCTCATATTCTGCCAATTACGAGAGATCTTCCGTCAAGTTATAGAGATTCTTTCTTGAATCTAAGTAGCGCAATAAATGAAGTCAAGGACTCTCACAGTGAAGTTTCCAGTCAGTTTAATGCTCTTCGCCCGCTTCTTGGAATCACCAATACGCTCAAATCCGTAAGGTCATTCGAAGAAACAGCATCGCTGCTCACTCGCTATCGACCAGATATTCTCCAGCTGAACCTAACCAAACTTCAGGAAAAATTCGCGAGATCATACAATAGTTTCTTTGGGAGGCTGTTTGGCGGTTACAAGAAGAATCTTCGTATTCTTTCTTCATTGAAATACGATGGGATTGTTGATACCGAGACTATCGTAGAGGATTTGACTAAGGCGTCAAGAGTCCTCTCACAGTGCGGAATAATGACGAAAGCCTATGACAAGGAAGAGTTGATAAGTGTTCTCGAAAGGTCAAAAGAGACAATCAGGAGTTTCTACGAGAGCTATAGCAAGTTCGAAAAAGCTTTGAGAAACAGTGAATCAGATTTAAGAGAGCTTATTGAATACTTCTCATTCTTTTCTATATTACCGAATGGAACCCAAAATCAGCAGTCGATTCCGGGCAAGAGTTACTGGGTGGAGCGTGCAATCTCAGCTACAAATGTGTTCTTCAAGGATCTAGAAGAAGTATCCGACATGGTGATCACGGAACCATTTTCTGACGGCAAATCTCTCTTGGACTTTGAAGGCTTTGAAGATTTTGTCCAAAGACTCCAAGAGTCGCTTCCAAAACTTGATGACTGGCTTTCAATGAAGAAGAGTATCATTTTTCTCGAGAAGACTGGACTGGAAGACTTTCTCGAAAGAGCTAGAGAAAGTGAAGTGGAGACCGATATGCTTGACAAAGTCTTCCTAAAGGGTTTTTACAGCAGGCTATTGTCAGAGCTATATGCAAACGATGAGGTTCTGAACTCATTCTCAACAAATGACCACAATCTTCTTGTTAAAGAGTTCAGGATTCTCGATTCAAAGCAGCAGCTGTATGCCAGAAAGAGACTGGCTTCTTTGCTTGCGCAGAGGGTTCCGGTTTCCAATCTTGTAAATTCTGGAAGTGCGGAGACATCTATTCTAAGAAGAGAGATTGCAAAGAAGAGACGGAATAAGTCCATAAGGAGGCTGTTCTCGGAAATACCAAATCTGCTGCAGGTTCTGAAACCATGCATGATGATGAGCCCGCTATCTGTAAGCGTATTCACCAATCCAGAAAGATTCAGATTCGATGTCGCCATTTTTGACGAGGCCTCCCAGGTATTTCCAGAAGACTCAGTGGGAGCAATCATGAGGGCAAAACAAGTAGTGGTTGTAGGAGACAACAAGCAGCTACCTCCAACCAGCTTTTTCAGAATCTCTGAACCCGACGAGGCTGAAATGACGGATGAAGAGAACGATCTCGAGAGCCTTGAAAGCATTCTCGACGAATGCAGCACAGCCGGACTACCGGAGAAAAAACTTCTCTGGCATTACCGAAGCCGTCACGAATCCTTGATAGCCTTCTCAAACTATCATTTTTATATGAATAGACTTAGCACTTTCCCTAGCAGCAGTTTTAACGGGCTTGATTCTGGAATCTGCTTTGAACATGTTTCGAATGGAGTTTACGACAGAGCGAAGAGCAGAAAGAATATTGAAGAAGCTCGCAAAGTTGCTGAGATGGTTATGAGCCATGCAAGGACAAAGCCAGGTGTTTCATTAGGAGTAGTTGCCTTCAGTGAAGCTCAGCAGACTGCAATTCTCGACCGAATTGAAGAGCTCCGTTCCCAGGATCAGTCTGTCGAGGATTTCTTCGGTGAGGATAAACTTGAACCTTTCTTCGTGAAGAATCTTGAAAACGTTCAGGGTGACGAGAGAGATGAGATGATTTTCAGCATTGGGTATGGTAGAGATGCTTCGGGAAAGTTGACCATGAACTTTGGCCCTCTTAACAAAAGTGGAGGAGAAAGGCGACTCAATGTTGCAATAACTAGAGCCAAGAAGAAAGTCACTGTCGTGAGTTCCATAAAGGGAGGAGACATCTCTGTTGAAATCCAGACGCCTGGAGTAAGAGCTCTAAGAGAATATTTGAACTACGCCGAACAGGGAGGAAGCAAGGAATTCCTTTTGAGAGAGACTGAAAACACTGGCGGCGAATTTGAATCGCCCTTTGAAACGGAGGTATATGAAGAACTCACAGCGCGCGGGTTCAACGTACACAAACAAGTGGGATGCTCCGGTTACAGGATAGACCTGGCAATTGTTGATAATGAACATCCTGGAAGGTATATCGCAGGAATTGAATGCGACGGAGCCATGTATCACTCCGCGAGAACTGCAAGAGATAGGGACAGGCTTCGACAGCAGGTTCTTGAGAAATTGGGTTGGAAGATTATTAGAATCTGGTCCAGGGACTGGATATTCGACAGGAATTCAGAAATGGTGAGGGTCATTGCAGAGATAGAAGCTGCAAGATGGTTTCCTGAAGAGGACAGTACCTATAAAGATCAAGATGAGCTTGTAATCGAAAATCCTTTGCCATCAATTGAACGAGAAGAAATGACTCTCCCTATATACGAGAAATTCTCGGTTTTTGACCTAACCAGAATACTATCATCCAAGAGGGCTGTAAACATCTATGACGTTGTAAGAATGGTAATTGAAAAAGAGGCCCCGGTTCATTTGGATGAAGTAGTGTCGAGGATTTCCATGCTTTTTGATACTCGCCCTGATTTACTCCAGGTAAACTGGGATATGTATACGAAATCCGGGAATATCTCTCGTAAGAATCTACGAGAGTTCGTTATGACACAATTTCCAAGAAACTCATTCGTATTGCAGGGAGATTTCTTGCTCAAGCGCAACGAAAGGATCCTTCCAAGACAATCGGCCAGCAGAAATGATATGAGAAAACCCGAACACATCCCACCTGTGGAGATTCAAGAGGCCATAAAACTCTGTCTTAAAAACGCGTTCACAATGGATAGAGAGGACTTGAAGACAGATGTGGCAAGACTATTCGGTTTCAAGAGGACGGGAACGAACATTTCTACTGTCATAGACAATGAAGTCAGCTTGCTTGTTCGAAACCATGAGATTCAGGTTCAAGACGGGAAAGTGAGCATTAGAAAAGCATAA
- a CDS encoding DnaB-like helicase C-terminal domain-containing protein: MKDLNWPYKGLSDNLQPIASGHLIVVGGLYMSGKTTLLLNLAYKFALEGGRVAFFSNSERSKSLQIKLLRRIFESQLKLIDTRILPTDELDELNRSLYELNQLTLDIVDLKERSVERAIDVATELHHSRGIEIFVIDDLYLLSGKRKACRLLKKVGMNLGIVFILATKLKVSAFRNAGKILRIEDFEGNGSYLAEADTIMMLHCPPDDWSSSYGIDKVEVTISRAGGVDVDLAEVLQFDWSKATVND; this comes from the coding sequence ATGAAAGATCTGAACTGGCCTTATAAAGGTCTATCTGATAATCTCCAACCAATAGCAAGTGGGCATCTAATAGTGGTTGGAGGACTGTATATGAGCGGAAAAACAACACTTCTGCTAAATCTGGCGTACAAATTTGCTCTTGAAGGTGGACGGGTTGCCTTTTTCTCAAATAGTGAGCGCTCAAAAAGTCTTCAGATAAAACTTTTGCGTAGAATTTTCGAATCACAGCTAAAGCTAATAGATACAAGAATTCTGCCCACAGATGAATTAGATGAATTGAATCGCAGTTTGTATGAACTCAACCAGCTTACATTAGATATTGTGGATTTGAAGGAACGTAGCGTAGAAAGAGCGATAGATGTTGCAACCGAACTCCATCACTCTAGAGGAATCGAAATCTTCGTCATCGACGACCTTTACCTCTTGTCAGGAAAGAGGAAAGCTTGTCGGCTTCTGAAGAAAGTTGGAATGAACCTGGGCATTGTATTCATCCTTGCGACAAAGCTTAAAGTCTCCGCATTTAGAAATGCTGGAAAGATACTAAGAATAGAGGATTTTGAAGGGAACGGGTCATACTTGGCAGAAGCCGATACCATTATGATGCTTCACTGTCCACCAGATGATTGGTCAAGTTCATATGGAATAGACAAGGTTGAAGTCACAATATCCAGAGCCGGTGGCGTCGATGTAGATTTAGCGGAAGTTCTTCAATTTGACTGGAGCAAGGCAACTGTAAATGACTAG
- a CDS encoding PQQ-binding-like beta-propeller repeat protein, which produces MFSDTVFVFSSRPVSIRFSDDEKTLVSLDHFGTIAKYDLTSRKLLKISKPFGHLDICPGVLFLRNGRLFAAIPSIEYILIVDTEEFRVIDKISYGKEILSLSIDKTGNYLAFVSRGNFLTVISIQDHTRILSDVSCNEVVSAFAFDSLRMSLFAATEEGSIFKFEAGEKKCSMLFRADFGCELYELEISRSSENLIAAGIGGCLFAIDPATGEEKWSIEEHICDRLLGVGKLDISVLVVNEAREELISLDLIDGRVLWRSKIDFREIGAIAYEFSSDGERVLIVSDGKFELRDLSNGEILSRFPVIGASTLIAISDSERYVASRHLDNRIMVFDTESGDVFNIENSVEEPVEAMIFEKGTSSLIFSIKNLIYKVRIPTQTIENQLDVGCRVSCMTFQGDHRLFIGTHDGKLLEVNSRSFKLKDEVQSFERCVTHLTCGNGRLFASSIDGQIVIFDMFDFKEMKRISGRMGPIASLSVDSNASFTIAVGWNGRIALFECESGNRLGISESILGVSGECTTVLRRNLRYLFVETCEGAGIFKILSQSMLNRRVIDEPKSPLVCVLEDSHRVHGVFLGKLTVVQVGLVAPDVPGTLSREDYISPSFALSDNVIAVGVLGGGLLIQKVGQELRSEVEYRPTRLAIEEMTEAFNRRLKIFEKVRLFVVEGEFFIMTRPGSDINESNYSLVAVELDYSFLISAEPITFEQYFFLSDEGDEKTDSQDHTSSVKRLSRPKNANWEDAIAYCNYLSELKGLPLAYSRNGELLDGNGNITTHIERVEGYRLPTDAEWELASGYFMAGRNPSTENLWNWCTDAYSPSSAVMFHNPCFQRGYPQRIARRISPPDVDDYSIRSALSPFYQDKDVCFRVVLTITGPEKQEKTRSVEEYSD; this is translated from the coding sequence ATGTTTTCTGACACGGTATTTGTCTTCAGCTCAAGACCTGTATCGATAAGGTTTTCGGATGATGAGAAGACTCTAGTGTCTCTTGATCACTTCGGTACGATAGCGAAATATGATTTGACTTCCAGGAAACTACTAAAAATCTCAAAACCCTTCGGCCATCTCGATATCTGTCCCGGAGTTCTCTTTTTACGTAATGGAAGGCTGTTTGCTGCCATACCAAGTATCGAATACATTCTTATTGTCGATACTGAGGAATTCAGAGTAATTGACAAGATCTCTTATGGGAAAGAGATTCTCTCTCTGTCGATTGATAAAACCGGGAATTACCTTGCCTTTGTCAGCCGCGGAAATTTCCTCACTGTAATTTCGATTCAGGATCACACAAGAATACTTTCTGACGTTTCGTGCAATGAAGTAGTATCGGCTTTTGCATTCGACTCATTGAGAATGAGTCTGTTCGCTGCAACGGAAGAAGGTAGTATCTTCAAGTTCGAAGCGGGAGAAAAGAAATGCTCAATGCTATTTCGGGCAGATTTTGGATGCGAGCTATATGAACTGGAAATTAGTAGAAGCTCAGAAAATCTGATCGCAGCAGGGATCGGAGGATGCCTGTTTGCAATTGATCCGGCAACTGGAGAGGAAAAATGGAGTATCGAGGAACACATATGCGACAGGTTGCTGGGAGTGGGCAAGCTCGATATATCAGTTCTCGTTGTCAATGAAGCGAGGGAAGAGCTTATCTCACTTGATTTGATTGACGGAAGAGTTCTTTGGCGAAGCAAGATCGACTTTCGGGAAATCGGAGCTATCGCGTATGAATTCTCATCGGACGGTGAGCGAGTTTTGATCGTCTCAGATGGCAAATTCGAATTACGTGATCTTTCGAATGGGGAGATACTATCACGCTTTCCCGTTATTGGAGCTTCAACCTTAATAGCCATAAGCGACTCCGAAAGATATGTGGCTTCACGCCATCTCGATAACAGAATAATGGTTTTTGACACCGAAAGTGGTGATGTTTTCAATATAGAGAACTCAGTGGAAGAACCGGTAGAAGCGATGATCTTCGAAAAAGGGACTTCGTCCCTGATATTTAGCATCAAGAATCTTATCTACAAAGTGAGGATCCCAACACAGACAATTGAGAATCAGTTAGATGTAGGTTGCCGAGTAAGCTGCATGACTTTTCAGGGAGATCATAGGCTCTTTATTGGAACTCATGATGGCAAGCTGTTAGAAGTCAATTCAAGGTCTTTCAAACTAAAAGATGAAGTGCAATCCTTTGAGAGATGTGTTACACATCTTACCTGCGGTAATGGCAGGTTGTTTGCGTCTTCAATAGACGGTCAGATAGTGATCTTTGATATGTTTGATTTCAAGGAGATGAAAAGAATCAGCGGAAGAATGGGGCCCATAGCTTCACTGTCGGTGGACAGCAACGCAAGTTTCACAATTGCAGTAGGCTGGAACGGCAGGATTGCCCTTTTTGAATGTGAAAGCGGAAACCGTCTGGGAATCTCGGAGTCAATTTTAGGAGTTAGTGGTGAGTGCACAACTGTCCTAAGAAGGAATTTGAGATATCTCTTTGTTGAAACCTGTGAAGGCGCAGGCATATTCAAAATTCTATCGCAATCAATGCTAAACAGGAGAGTGATAGACGAACCGAAATCCCCGTTGGTCTGTGTTCTGGAAGACAGTCACCGCGTTCACGGTGTTTTCTTGGGAAAGCTCACTGTAGTACAGGTGGGTCTTGTTGCACCGGATGTGCCAGGCACATTGTCCCGAGAGGACTACATAAGCCCTTCTTTTGCACTTTCAGACAATGTTATTGCCGTTGGTGTTTTGGGTGGGGGGTTGCTGATTCAGAAGGTTGGACAGGAGCTGAGAAGTGAAGTGGAGTACCGGCCGACGAGACTGGCTATTGAAGAGATGACAGAAGCGTTCAACAGAAGATTGAAAATCTTCGAAAAAGTGAGGTTATTCGTAGTGGAAGGAGAATTCTTCATCATGACCAGGCCTGGATCAGACATAAATGAGAGTAACTACTCTCTTGTAGCCGTCGAGCTCGACTACAGTTTCCTAATATCCGCCGAGCCAATCACCTTTGAACAGTATTTCTTTCTGAGTGATGAAGGAGATGAAAAGACCGATTCTCAAGATCACACTTCTTCTGTGAAAAGGCTTTCGCGTCCGAAAAACGCTAACTGGGAGGATGCAATTGCTTATTGCAACTATCTTAGTGAGCTGAAAGGGTTGCCCTTAGCCTACAGCAGAAATGGAGAGCTGTTGGACGGTAACGGCAATATTACAACTCACATAGAGAGAGTAGAAGGTTACAGACTTCCGACTGATGCCGAGTGGGAACTTGCCTCCGGCTATTTCATGGCAGGAAGAAATCCATCTACCGAAAACCTCTGGAACTGGTGTACAGATGCTTATTCTCCTTCGTCAGCAGTAATGTTCCATAACCCATGCTTTCAACGGGGTTATCCTCAGAGAATCGCGAGAAGAATATCTCCGCCGGATGTGGATGATTATTCTATTAGGAGTGCACTAAGTCCTTTTTATCAGGACAAGGACGTCTGCTTCAGAGTTGTATTGACGATTACCGGACCGGAAAAACAAGAAAAGACAAGAAGCGTTGAAGAATACTCCGACTAA